The genomic window GGCACCACACAAATCCTTCAGGGATGTGATTACATGGGAGGGAATTTGGGATGATTGCGGCCCACTCTTGTCTGAAAACATGCAGGAAATCTAATCTATGACCACCCAAGACACAACAATCAAATCACCAGAGACGACTTCAAATAATGTGGGACGTTTCTACAGAACTAGAAACTAGAAACAATATATAAAAGTCAAATCTCCCATTGTGGGGAATTATTTATGAATTAATAAAggtggttctctctctctctctctctggtttgaAAGTGctgtatttataatatttgtgttttgtagttTTCATATTATTAacgtttttttaatattatattcaCATGTTTTACTTGAATTTCTCAAGTTTGGATCAATCAAGTTTAATCTAATTGAATCAAATCATCAGCTGTTTGATTTTGTGAATAATTTGAGCAGATAATGAAGCAGATCTTtacattttagtgtttttttgtttgttttttttaactcagatGAAGAGTAAGTTTGTTGTCCTCgtttttaaactgttgtttaCCACTGGCTTTTAACTGTTCACCCATTTGAATGTGTCCCCGTGAAGATGCCTTCAGGGACTCAGGGACAATGGGCAatcacagtgagcagcagtagcagcagcagcagcaactgtaAGCGTCAGAGTGCAGAGAAAACGGTATTTTTCCAGGACTTTACTCCTCCAGCATCAGAACTACACACTATGTAACTCActtctgtgactgtgatggTAACATAGAAGGAAGATTTGCTGGatttgctgggtttttatttGCGTTTTATTTCACGGTCTGCTCTGTTTACGTCGCTCGTGTGTTCTGGAAGGCAACGctacgtttttgtttttgtttttttttcacgacAGTGACAGTTTGACTTTTACTTTTCGTGGTTCGGTTTtgagaagaaataaaagtgacttGCAGCCGGAAGTTGGAGTCTTCTTGTAGACAAATGGACAAGACAGAGGTAAAGGAcgcatttatatatgtatatatatatatgtatgtatgtatatatatatatatacatatatatacacatatacatatatatatacatatacatatacacagagagagagagagagggaggtggtactgaaagagtactgaaatattctacttaagtaaaaggaacactattgtgatttatttttactaaagtataagtaaaagtactggtctaaaaatttactcaagtaaaaaaagTATCTTGTTTAAattgtactcagagtaaaagttacttagttacctTTTTAAccaggttggggttctttcttgtgtcgtgcaaaaagatCAAGAGGACACACATCGCAcgttaattgtttttaaataaaggcaaacctttacaaatgaaagtgctgacaaaataaaatatgtaaactatacattttatttctttatgtatttgtttatgtatttaaattcaGGCCTTTTTcactcagtaacagatgtgattcTTTTTGAGGCGATGAATGTGAAAGAACACTGTTGAGCAATGGACACTTAATTTGTCAGATTTTAGATCTGATTTGAGTTACATATAAGTGGACAACGTTGTTTACCAGATGACATTTTGAacgaggaggagaggggatGCTTGTCATCACTCACAATAATCTTTTCTTGCTCTATTTGTGGCTCTGTCTCTATGAAGATTTTTGGTTGTCCTATGACTAATAGTTTCTGGGTTTCTGTGACATTTCCAAACTTGCAGAGGAAGCCAAATGTCAAGGTGTGAAGCACTTTGGGGTGtacagtgaaattaaattaaattaaattaaattaaattaaattaaattaaattaaattaaatttaatttaatttaatttaatttaatttaatgttattttattttattttattttattttattttattttatttattttttaatttaatttaatttaatttaatttaatttaatttaattacatttaattacatttagatttttgGTGTGTTTGCAGTTTGGGTCAAGTTCAAAACCAGTCAATGCAGGTGAGGTTTAAGGGGTACTACATCATTCCAacctcaaaaaacacaaactatcaCTTTAATTTCCTCTATTCAACTCTTCTTTATCAGTAAAATACCTATATTTCCCTCCAATAATGCAGAGTAAGTAACACACAGTCAGTTCAGTACTAATAAGTTTGCTCAGTGAGTTCACATGTCATCGTTGTCGTCCACAGGAAGAGCTGGAGCACATTTCCTCATGGCTGACTGAGCAGGGATTTGCTCCTGACTCCTCTCAGGAGgctcagctgtgttttgtgtggCGTGTCCTTCAGCGTACAAGAAGCCGTCTGAGCATCGTGACAAGAGACCAGGACATGCAGCGCTCGCAACACCTCGCAGAGATGACAGAGGTGAGTTCTCACTGCTGACACCCGCGTTTGTCTGCTCGAGTGACAATGTGTACAAGTCTGGGCCTGTGAGGGAGACATCTGATGCctgtgtgctgtctgtctgactgtctgtctgtctgcccgtCTGTCTGTGAGGTACACAAGTCCTTGGAGCAGATCCGCATCTTTACGGGGCACAAAGACGTTTTGGCTCAAGAGATACAAGAGGAGAACGATCGGCTCAAGGACCAGCTTCAGCAGCTGATCTCCCTTCAAGGTTGGGAAtgtttaataatcaaaataCTATTTGTAACCCATGTATGATATAAGTGTTTTTACTCTCGTGACTCGcaaaatgacaaacatgaaTTCACAATCAGAAACTTGTTGCTTTAAAAGTTCCACAGTATCCATATGTCACTTTTATTcaaattgtaaatattttttagcAGAGCAGGTGGAGCATCCTCCTTAATTCATTGCATGTTTTACTCTGTGCATGTaactaataaaaaatgtttcattattaATTTTTAATCATTCCTTTGAGTAAATTGACTTCTTTTTAGATTTAGTCAAAGGGATGTGTAAATCAGAGTACTGTATAATAAAAGCCATTGATGGGGTTCATTTGCATAAGATGGAAACTGTAGAACACTAAGCTGCATTTTTAGCTGCAGTCTAATAAAAACATCCTTCTCCCTCCTCTGACAGACGCCCAGATAAGCGAGGTGGCTAAAATGCTGTACCAGCAGGGTCTCACTGAGCTGATTCACAGCAGCCCCAGTGAGCAGGTGGCATACCTCCTGGTGGAGAGGGCCTCCATACTCGAGACGAGCGGGGGtcccatcaacaacaacaacgacaacagcGGCAAGGGCAACTCGGCTGGTGCCGGAAACACAGGCGGGCGGCGGGGGTCGGAGATACAAGCACACGGCAACGCACGAcaggtgagaggaggaagaagtttgacaattaacaaacaaaagagagtCTGTTTCTCAGTAATAGATGTGTTTAAATcttgcactgcacacaggaagtgattagttttATGCCATGACAGCTGAGGCAGCAGTAAAGCGAGAGTGTGACACAAAGAAGCTCCCACAAAAAGTTTTCCATCAGTATTTCAGCAGTTTGtaaactttctttttgttttttttagtgttttctcCATTCTGTGATTCTCTGATCATGTACTTCTTCCCACAAGGGGGCGCTACCACATCATGGCCACAGCTCATGGAGGAGACTCCTGGGACTCCACAAAGCTTCGCACAGAAAACATGGTCTTACTCCTGTATGCACCTCACCGTTTTTGCatctttttaaacaaacattgacAAACACTGTGCTCCGCAGCTCATTAACTTACTGCTCCGCCCTTTTTTTGTTCCattcttataaaataaatgtctatGAAATGTGATAGAAGATACACAAATCTGAGAACAATCTAACAATCAAAAAGTAGAGTCGTTTATAAAGAGACTTCTTGCAATATGGCTATTTCAAACAGAAGTATTCATCTCTTCAGGCCGAGGCCAGACATTCGACCGAGCAGTCAAACAGTATGGACAGGAAGTGCTCTCGTCTGGAGCGGGATCTGGAGGAGGGATCCCGCCGACTGGCCATGGCCCATACTGAGATCCGACGTTTGACCGATGAGCTGGAGTCTGCACACTTGACCCAAAGGGCTTATGGTGAAAAGTTGCCTGCATCATTCTCACAGAGATTTCTCATAGTGATAATCTTAGTCTTTAACTTACCATTAAATCAAGTTTGCCACTGGTtcttaagaaaagaaaacacccaGTTTTCCTATAAATATTTGTATGTTACTGCATTTTCAcaagttctttttttatcaccacACAATACCCCGGGGAGAAAATGTGAAGTTTCCAAACTCTGacagtaacttttttttttgtttttgtttttcagagtctGAGCTTCAGGCAGCGCAGCAGGAAGTAGAAAAACTGGAGAAGtgtggtgatttttttaaaacatttttatgtgttttcccAAATAATTGCTCTACGTTACTGAGTTTACTGAACATAGATAAATCTATACTGTTTACTTCATTACCCCAGTGAATCACAAGAATGGGCTGTTGATTTTTGTCATTGGCATCATTTTTTAGAGTTGTTGTTCTTTAAACGCCAATGTGAACACAAGGATGACAGCAAGCAAAAAGCGTCCGATTACAGATACAGTGAGATGTGTTATAATTCATTCATGTCGCCTGACGATCACATGATCTGACCTGGTTTCCAAAAGAAATGGTCGAAGTGCGAAAGGAAAAAGAGCTGAATGATCGTCTGGACCTGGAGATCAGAGCCTTGAGGGTCAGAGTCCGTGCCCTGGATGCTGAGAAAAGCTGTCTGCAGCAGAAGGTAGGATACAACGAACATAACAACGCCATTATATTCAAGATTTATCTTTGCAGCAAATAATGACACTTTTTGATGATAATGAATGACAAATGATTAAGTAGAGAAGGCACTCGGAGAGCTCAAATCTCACTAGGTTAACATATTAACAACTGTTTTAAACAAATCCTGAGTCTGGAGGATTTTAACCTACCATAACCTACATCCACCCAACAATTCAGCCAAATATAATGATGCTTTTTGAGttttgctgctcacagacagacaaatgtgcCTAAAGAAACACAACCTAATTATATAAGAGGCTGAGTAAACAAAGCAATAGAGTGCAGATATTGCACTTGAGCGTATTTCTAACATCGGTGCCACATGATGGTGACAGTGCCAGGTGAAAACTGAGAAAATGATGCCAACTAAACCCGAGGATTGGCTGCTTAACCCTTAATGCTCAGGAGCACCCATGGGAAATTGcggtgggaataatacacaactccttatatggacatcctgggtgtgtgtgtttatatgtcacatattcaggctttaaaaatatgtcttattatgtgttgttgagtcaaagttatgattaagttttttatttgcatttttagttacaaattcaatctgattttaaacactttGAGTACTCAGGCGTGTTATAATAGTTTTTCaccagattgcctaggttgtgctgatataagacactttacattgcacattcttaccgtctgtatatactgtatgtttaaatatagtAATGTGGGAAAAAGCAGCCCAAATGcactgtgttctaagggttaaattgaattaaaaaacaaacaaactaaaacctAATCCCAGCACAGCTCTACTGCATCACTCGAAGGATGCTCTGAATCCAGATGCAGTTTCGGTTCAGTACACAATATCCactgtgttttgtatgttttttttcccccctcaggtTTTAACTTTGCAGAAGGAGGTGGTTCGGTTAGAGACAGAGCTACaggaacaacagcagcagcagtctgagCGGCAGCTCCACGCTGTGCAGGTCCAGCTTGACCAGACTAATGAGCTGGCTGAAGTAAGACAGATTTCCCCCCCCGTCACCGGCTCCGTGTTCCGTTCACATGAGACTGCGTATAGTAGAACGTTATTGTCAGACACGGAGATGAAAGTTTTTGTGAATACGTGCCTGAGTGTCGCTCTTGTCGCACTTTTTAGTCTCGggaaactgaactgaatcagAGCTATCGGGTACGCAGAGACTTACAGAATAAGCTCAGCACTCAGGAGACGTGTCTTTTGGACAAGGACACAGAAGTGAGTGATTCAGCATATTTAAATACCatttactattactattttAAATACGTTTATAATAGAAATAGACTGCAGTGGCACATTTTTGCGTCTTTCTCCTTACAtaatatcaaaatgtgtttgtatgcttTCAGATATGTTACTTGAAGCAGCATCTGGATAATTACCTGCATAAGTATGATATTTGACCTCATATCTTCCAAATATAACATCCTTGTCgatgtaattgtgtgtgtgttaaatcgTTTTGAAAACACTAGCGTCCGGCagctggagaagaaggagaCAACACTGATATTAGATGACAGTGAGCAACAAACACAGTTGAATGAGGAAAGCGAACCACATCAGGTAATATCATATGACCAGAGCTATGTTGGGTTATGGTTGCTCGTGTTAATAACTGTGAATTGTGAAACCATCAGACGGCTGACGTTGGCGTTTCTGATTCCCAGTCCACCCGGGAAGAGTGCGAGACGCTCAAAGCGGAGATCTGTGAAACCCTCAAATGCCTCGACAAAGAGCGCAGGTGATATGTCTGTGATGTTACTGCCACACGAGGGTCGCGGTTATACCCTGGACgaatcgccagtccatcacagagacaaacaaccatgcactcgcacacctacggtcaatttatagtgtcctgtgggaggaaaccggagaaccccccccacacacacacacacacacggggagaacatgcaaactccatgcaaaaagacccttgttctgaccaggtctCAAACCTGAGTTTTCTTCCTGCAAAGGCAACTACACCAACCACTACTACGACCGTGTGGGCCCTGAATAAGACATgtattcaaaaatgacaaaatatgaaTGTAGTATATATATGATTCTATATtcattatgttttgtgtttaatcACATGTTTACAGTAAATACCACGCgatgaaggaaaaacacaaagccAGAATGTGTTGTGCCAAGCAGAAGCTCGACGATGAAACCACGTGGCGGGATGAGAGGATTAAAGGTCTCGAGCGGGAATTGTCCTTGTGTTCCCATTCGTTAACAAAGGTGATAAATCTGCAGCGCTAGGAACTGCGTTATTCACATCAATGTATGTCCCAGATTCAGGGAGAACTGCAACAAAGGCTTCTCCTTTATTTTATCTGCAGCTTCTTTCAAGCTTCTCTGCcttgaaagcaaaacaaaggcaCCGGAGGGCATTCATCCAAATATCAAGAAATGCAAATAGTTACCTTGTCATTGACTGTGTGAACTTATataacatttgatttgaacaaTTCACTTGTGCAAAGTTTGGTTATTAATGATTCATTAAAAACGGGCTTGAGTTATTGTGATGAATCCAAACTTTTCCCGTTCCAAACtacaaaaattcaaaaatggatcacacataaataaatcatttcgtTTCCATAGCAGCcactttgacatgttttagtaGCAAAATCACAGGTGATACTGATGATTTTAATAATGATGGCTCTGGTCAGGACAGTGTGGCAGTAAAGCTGCATGCTTGCTGAAACTGAgtaagctaaatggaactcagacATCATTAACCGTTTAACACTTAAGCcttttttggcttattttaaccgtaaaaggtccagaaaatgtcctgtaaccaagtgcttttgcccatttttccagaataactttcaatatctggcagttatttataattgtctgcatgttaaaatagtattGCAAGTATTAacgatttaaaatgaaggaaaacaaaacgttttattgagaaaaaacaccgtggttgtacacgaacaccagattttgcgtgttacatttgaaatttgaacactaTAAACCATATTTTAAGTAACGTGATCGACTGCAATACGCTCggttgttaaagggttaatttgcttatttacacctgtgcttttcctgctgtgttaaAAAAGCTTCTGTGCAAAGGGTTCATTAGATAACCAACCGTCatctaccgttttatcctccaaaAGGGTCGTGGGTCACTggagccgatcccagctgacacagggcgaaaggtggggaagaccctggacaggtcgccattAGACACCCATCAACacttaaagaaagaaagaaagaaatgaacaaCTCTTCCAAATGAGATCAAAATAGACAATACATGTGGAAATCATGTCTCCACCAGAGgcaagacagcaagggaagcacTGAATGCTCTAATATGCACTGttgaatttacatttcattacttaATATTCACTAGAACGTTAAACCACGCTTCTTGTCCCCTAATCTTACCTAATGCgtgtttatatataataataatatattcatTTGAACTTTCCAGGTGAAGGAGCTCGTGGCGAGCGTAACTGTGGAAAATGAGAAGCTGCTCAGCGAGAGGACGGGCTTGTTACGAGAGCTCAACGAGAAGGACGGTGACCTCACTGCGGCTTCGTCCAAACGCAGGTATTTAAACTCCTTTTAAAGCAAAGTCGTTTAGGAATGTAGCTTGTTGGTGACAACGATCACAGGcgtttgttgtgatgttaaggGTGGACTTTCTGGAGGTGGAAAACAAGAAACTGGGAAACCAAATAATCCACTTGTGCAGCCAGCTTGCCGTCCTGGAGCGAAGCAGGCAGAACATGCAGCCACAGCATGCTGCTGAGGTGCAGTATTTTGGGCACAACTAAACcttgggggggggtgggggggggttcaAACCCAGTTGAAATCATTCTGTATCGTCATTTTTTACTCGAGATGCGTCTCTGATAGCGAGATActcacagtttttattttgtaatcgTCTAACAAATCTTTAGGAGCGGAAGAAAAAATACAACCCTGATATTGCTACACCTCTCTCTGTGCAGACTTCAAGGTAGGTGTGATTGCATGACAGAACAtaaatgcacacatacagtacatatataatAAAGGTCTGTTAACGCTGACTGTGTCCCTGTAGCGTGACGACACCGACGCCTTCTAAATTCCAGATCTTGCTGGATCACACGGACGTGACCTCATCATCACCGCGTCCTTCGATGCCATCTACAGAGATGGGTTACCTGTATCTGACCTCTGCCCAGAGATGCACACACCAATCTGCTCCACCACCACCTGCACTCAGCACTTAAGTTTTATCTTTCAAAAAACATGGATATTATTGTATATATGCTATTTTATTTATCAGTAAATGAGATTAATAAAGAACAGAATGAGCCATTTTTGAGTGTCTGTTTTAAGTTTTCTCTCAGGGCTACAATCCCAGACTTTTAACAGAGTATAGTTAAATGAGTTTAACTTTTTGCACACTAAGTTGTATTGCTACCACGATTGGCACAATCCTGTGGGTTTAAGTTTATGTGCATAGCACTAGTTACACACGGGGCAACTACAAAGGGCctagtcatttaaatcacaagaTTAAAGTGTGATTTATCTAtgcaaagtgcatttaaaagacaCGAATGAACTGATGAATAAGAtgattatttaagaatttcAGAAAAAGGCTACAGTAAATACTGAAGTTTGTTCCACAGGTGCAGGAAGAGAAGAATAACGGAATactgcttcactttgtttggtCCTGCATCTGAGAAACAGTTCACTACAATATTGATGCATGTATATACTGACCAGTCATTTAAAGTGGTGTAGCTCTCTCCCAGTGTGGTTGTTGCTGTTCCCAAACTTTGGTTCCACCGGGAATGGAACGAATGAGGCGATCGACAAATCCAGTGACACCTATGAAAAGATCAGATAAAAGACTAACAGCATGTCGTTTAAACCCTTAgaatacagagcatttaggctgcttttttttccatttctatgtaaaaaaaatgtgcaatatagagtgtctaatatgcttttttttccccagtacAAACTTTAGGcaatctgatgattttttttttgtcattttcactaactgtataaacacaactgagcaaaaagaactaaaaaaataaagtaaaattgGAAATAGTTAGCTTGGCTCGTTATTAggaacaaaaattaaataaaaaacggGTCTATTTTGTGCACAATGATCGCTCCTctcgtttttaaaaaaaaaaaaaggcatcacCTTCAGTACCTCAGGGGTCCATTAGGGGACGACAGCACACATTCAGGGGGTCACTGCAATTGTTATAGAGTCCTTTTATTCTTTGTGCAGGTAAATCAGTGACCTATTTACACACAATTCTTTCATTTCAAtgtatcacacaaacacactcgcgcaacaaagacaaactgacaaGCATCTCGAAAATGCTCCAGCACGTTTGCATTCTTTGAAAGGCGGGCAAGGAAATTAACAGCTGCAAAGGTGCATTTAATGACGCCTGATCTCAATTATCAGTaaggggaagtgtgtgtgtgtgtacgtattTAATTATAGCATACATTCTTAAGATAATTTCTCCTCGAGCACACCTTGAAGAGCAAAACTCTGCAAGTTGCCACGTTACAACACACTTTTAATATATTTAGTCATCAAATATACTGCGTTTCAAGGGTTtcggcacgtgtgtgtgtgtgtgtgttataagaTTTGACCCAAACAATAATCATCTGAGAAAGACGATCAAatgacagaggaaaacaaaaatgagccaCACAGTGCATTTACTCACTCATCATCTACAACTTTCTCCTCCACGCGAGAGTCGTGGCGGCGGTTGGAgtcaattccagctgacatagggcgaaaggtgggatACACCGCAGGGCAAACGCACCaatcactctcacacctgcagtcaatttagagcaggggtctcaaactcaaatgacctgagggccatTTGTCTGGTcagtcaagtaaaagtaaaacaaaaaaagaaaaaaaaaagcaacagttgtgGTGGACAATGAcaatatatatcattatatcaaTATTCCATATTgattccttttttatatatataaactctTTTGCCtggtgtgagcttttctgtattttacttattctgtcttttatccactgtgtttgttttaaagtgcgtcaaaataaaagtgcttgctttaatatgcaacaatattcacaataaaaagaaaattcatccatttaatctattaattacaaaaaaaaaaaaaacatacagaaataacttgatattgtttggtgggccacatgtggtccccCTGGGGGCCGCCACTTTGACACCACTGATTTAGAGTGCCCAATGTCCTGGTGTGGAGAACTGGGATTcgaaccggtgaccttcttgaTGTCAGGCAACACTGCCAACCAAATCAGTCTAAGGTGCGCGTAGTTTCTTATACTGTTTGGGCGCCCACACCAGTCGCTGGACTCGAACTACGCCGTTTTTGCCGCTCAGCGGGTCCCAGCAGTACTCGGGGGAGAGCACTCGGCTCGGTTTGTGGATCCACAGGTACTTGTTCAGGTGACTCTCGTCGTGCCACAGAGCCTCCACGCGGTTGCGCTTGTCCTCCATGATGCCCTGGTGGCAGGCGTCCACCAGCGCTTTGACACTTTCCCACGTGCCTCCAAAGACAGCAGCGTGGTAGTAGAGATCCCCAGTTTCCATGTAAGCTTTGGACTCTGGGTTGTGGTCATAGGTGTACAACATCTTTGGCAGGTCGAAGTAGTAAGTATGGAGCAGAGCCACGGAGTCTCCCAGCGCCTCCGAACCAAACCTCCCAGTAAACTCCTGGTCCACATCGAAGCAGAAGACATACGTGCAGCGATGCTTAATGTCCGTCTTGATGGCGTCTGAAATGGTCTTCATCCGCATCATGGAGACATCCTGCCACCTGGCATGCTTCTCCACTCTCATCACCTTCATGCTTCGGTGAGGAGGAAGCTTCAGTGGTGGCACCTTCGCCGGCCGGTCTGTGAACACGTAGTACGTCACCGGCAAGTCCAACATGAAGTAACGCTCCGACGAGTTCAGGAAGGTGTCGAGGTAAGCCTCCAGGTACCTGTGATGGAAGAggagacatttttcagattgTAGGATggatttcacaaaaataaatcacagcagtgacacaaacaaacaaacctgccTACAGCAAACACCaccagagccacagaggagccTTTCTTCTTGTGCGTCTCGTCGTAAATCTCAGGATCAAACATTCCCTCCCAGATGATCGGAGCTCTCCAGTATGTGCACGTTTGCACATCATTCCTGCTCCTGAAACAGAGGTTGTCCCGAGATGAGATCAGACATGGGGAACGGGAATCACTCGCATGAAATATGAATGATTTTCATCTCAAAATCTCATTCCTATTCAGAGTCAGTAGAACTGCCTTTCAAGAACTTTTCTGCTGTTTCTGCAAACTTTTCCCTCGACCTGCGCCTCAACAAAATCCCGTCTCTGAGCTGTGCAGGTAAAACTCATAACCAGGTTTTTGTATCGATCTGAAAtttcacacacaccacctcagacataacacacacacatacaggtttaTTCTGTTGGGAAGGTGAGTGGGCAACACTGAGCTAACAATACATAACATTTGAAACGTGGTCATTCACTGTCAAAGCAGTGAAGGGCAACCCATAATAAAGTCTACACCGACTTGGGTGTGCTGAAAATGGAAATGTGCATTATTAATgtgaaatttttattttttttatatatat from Solea senegalensis isolate Sse05_10M linkage group LG4, IFAPA_SoseM_1, whole genome shotgun sequence includes these protein-coding regions:
- the si:dkey-264d12.5 gene encoding serine/threonine-protein kinase MRCK beta isoform X2; the encoded protein is MDKTEEELEHISSWLTEQGFAPDSSQEAQLCFVWRVLQRTRSRLSIVTRDQDMQRSQHLAEMTEVHKSLEQIRIFTGHKDVLAQEIQEENDRLKDQLQQLISLQDAQISEVAKMLYQQGLTELIHSSPSEQVAYLLVERASILETSGGPINNNNDNSGKGNSAGAGNTGGRRGSEIQAHGNARQGALPHHGHSSWRRLLGLHKASHRKHGLTPAEARHSTEQSNSMDRKCSRLERDLEEGSRRLAMAHTEIRRLTDELESAHLTQRAYESELQAAQQEVEKLEKCEMVEVRKEKELNDRLDLEIRALRVRVRALDAEKSCLQQKVLTLQKEVVRLETELQEQQQQQSERQLHAVQVQLDQTNELAESRETELNQSYRVRRDLQNKLSTQETCLLDKDTEICYLKQHLDNYLHNVRQLEKKETTLILDDSEQQTQLNEESEPHQSTREECETLKAEICETLKCLDKERSKYHAMKEKHKARMCCAKQKLDDETTWRDERIKGLERELSLCSHSLTKVKELVASVTVENEKLLSERTGLLRELNEKDGDLTAASSKRRVDFLEVENKKLGNQIIHLCSQLAVLERSRQNMQPQHAAEERKKKYNPDIATPLSVQTSSVTTPTPSKFQILLDHTDVTSSSPRPSMPSTEMGYLYLTSAQRCTHQSAPPPPALST
- the LOC122768615 gene encoding alpha-1,3-galactosyltransferase 2-like, encoding MKVVWKCVRFLPVVLCVLYFVSPSLRYFVKYIHMERCSLKSAKELILDNSVDASLDLVSRNDVQTCTYWRAPIIWEGMFDPEIYDETHKKKGSSVALVVFAVGRYLEAYLDTFLNSSERYFMLDLPVTYYVFTDRPAKVPPLKLPPHRSMKVMRVEKHARWQDVSMMRMKTISDAIKTDIKHRCTYVFCFDVDQEFTGRFGSEALGDSVALLHTYYFDLPKMLYTYDHNPESKAYMETGDLYYHAAVFGGTWESVKALVDACHQGIMEDKRNRVEALWHDESHLNKYLWIHKPSRVLSPEYCWDPLSGKNGVVRVQRLVWAPKQYKKLRAP
- the si:dkey-264d12.5 gene encoding myosin-9 isoform X1, whose protein sequence is MDKTEEELEHISSWLTEQGFAPDSSQEAQLCFVWRVLQRTRSRLSIVTRDQDMQRSQHLAEMTEVHKSLEQIRIFTGHKDVLAQEIQEENDRLKDQLQQLISLQDAQISEVAKMLYQQGLTELIHSSPSEQVAYLLVERASILETSGGPINNNNDNSGKGNSAGAGNTGGRRGSEIQAHGNARQGALPHHGHSSWRRLLGLHKASHRKHGLTPAEARHSTEQSNSMDRKCSRLERDLEEGSRRLAMAHTEIRRLTDELESAHLTQRAYESELQAAQQEVEKLEKCEMVEVRKEKELNDRLDLEIRALRVRVRALDAEKSCLQQKVLTLQKEVVRLETELQEQQQQQSERQLHAVQVQLDQTNELAESRETELNQSYRVRRDLQNKLSTQETCLLDKDTEICYLKQHLDNYLHNVRQLEKKETTLILDDSEQQTQLNEESEPHQTADVGVSDSQSTREECETLKAEICETLKCLDKERSKYHAMKEKHKARMCCAKQKLDDETTWRDERIKGLERELSLCSHSLTKVKELVASVTVENEKLLSERTGLLRELNEKDGDLTAASSKRRVDFLEVENKKLGNQIIHLCSQLAVLERSRQNMQPQHAAEERKKKYNPDIATPLSVQTSSVTTPTPSKFQILLDHTDVTSSSPRPSMPSTEMGYLYLTSAQRCTHQSAPPPPALST
- the si:dkey-264d12.5 gene encoding centrosomal protein of 135 kDa isoform X3; this encodes MDKTEEELEHISSWLTEQGFAPDSSQEAQLCFVWRVLQRTRSRLSIVTRDQDMQRSQHLAEMTEVHKSLEQIRIFTGHKDVLAQEIQEENDRLKDQLQQLISLQDAQISEVAKMLYQQGLTELIHSSPSEQVAYLLVERASILETSGGPINNNNDNSGKGNSAGAGNTGGRRGSEIQAHGNARQGALPHHGHSSWRRLLGLHKASHRKHGLTPAEARHSTEQSNSMDRKCSRLERDLEEGSRRLAMAHTEIRRLTDELESAHLTQRAYESELQAAQQEVEKLEKCEMVEVRKEKELNDRLDLEIRALRVRVRALDAEKSCLQQKVLTLQKEVVRLETELQEQQQQQSERQLHAVQVQLDQTNELAESRETELNQSYRVRRDLQNKLSTQETCLLDKDTEICYLKQHLDNYLHNVRQLEKKETTLILDDSEQQTQLNEESEPHQTADVGVSDSQSTREECETLKAEICETLKCLDKERSKYHAMKEKHKARMCCAKQKLDDETTWRDERIKGLERELSLCSHSLTKVKELVASVTVENEKLLSERTGLLRELNEKDGDLTAASSKRRVDFLEVENKKLGNQIIHLCSQLAVLERSRQNMQPQHAAEERKKKYNPDIATPLSVQTSRSCWITRT